The Desulfovibrio sp. genome has a window encoding:
- a CDS encoding ABC transporter permease, with protein MNAASDFLLAPITKLGRTAIGLTLGLGSYSVFTLRGLGHMVSLPLQWAKMVQQVYFIGVKSVSVIALIGLFTGMVLGLQGYYTLVKFGAEGLLGAAVALSVIRELGPVLTAIMITGRAGSSMAAELGIMRISEQIDALDAMDVSPVRYLVGPRLAASLVCFPLLTAMFDVIAVWGGYLTGVLMLGVSPGIYWARIYDSVAMQDVSGGFVKSLVFAVLVASVCCYEGYYTHRRPGGFGAKGVGLSTTSAVVTSCVSILASDYALTSFLL; from the coding sequence ATGAACGCCGCCTCGGACTTCCTGCTGGCTCCCATCACCAAGCTCGGACGAACGGCCATAGGGCTCACGCTCGGGCTCGGGTCGTATTCCGTGTTCACGTTGCGTGGCTTGGGGCACATGGTCAGCCTGCCGCTGCAGTGGGCCAAAATGGTGCAGCAGGTGTACTTCATCGGGGTGAAGTCCGTTTCGGTCATCGCGCTCATAGGGCTTTTCACCGGCATGGTCCTGGGCCTTCAGGGCTACTACACCCTGGTGAAATTCGGGGCCGAGGGGCTTTTGGGCGCGGCGGTGGCCCTTTCGGTGATCCGCGAGCTTGGCCCGGTGCTCACGGCCATCATGATCACCGGCCGGGCCGGCTCCTCCATGGCCGCGGAGCTTGGCATCATGCGCATTTCCGAGCAGATAGACGCCTTGGACGCCATGGACGTGAGCCCGGTGCGGTATCTGGTCGGCCCCAGGCTGGCCGCCTCGCTCGTCTGTTTTCCGCTGCTCACGGCCATGTTCGACGTCATCGCCGTGTGGGGCGGCTACCTGACCGGAGTCCTGATGCTTGGAGTGAGCCCGGGAATCTACTGGGCGCGCATTTACGACAGCGTGGCCATGCAGGACGTGTCCGGAGGTTTCGTGAAATCCCTGGTATTTGCCGTGCTGGTGGCCTCCGTCTGCTGCTACGAGGGCTACTACACCCACAGGCGCCCGGGCGGCTTCGGTGCAAAAGGGGTGGGGCTTTCCACCACCTCGGCAGTGGTCACTTCCTGCGTTTCCATATTGGCTTCGGACTACGCGTTGACCTCTTTTCTGCTGTGA
- a CDS encoding TetR/AcrR family transcriptional regulator: MKTVTPLPDTQQMAILDAATTEFAEHGFAGARVEAIAKGAGMNKAMLYYRLGDKARLYELVILRQFERLATAVERVDSLDGSALEKLQGILRAVALLFTQDPRLPRIMAWELASEGKSLPEQVLSKWSRIIGSVTSLAGQCGLDPALTHFSLVGPLVFTCLTEPVRKRFAPAIPAHMKRIAGITVLDMADYLGELLKKAARENA, translated from the coding sequence ATGAAGACCGTAACTCCCCTCCCAGACACCCAGCAGATGGCCATACTGGATGCCGCAACCACCGAGTTCGCGGAGCACGGTTTCGCCGGAGCCCGGGTGGAGGCCATCGCCAAGGGTGCGGGCATGAACAAGGCCATGCTCTACTACCGCCTGGGCGACAAGGCCCGGCTCTATGAACTGGTGATCCTTCGCCAGTTCGAGCGCCTGGCTACAGCGGTCGAGCGGGTGGATTCCCTGGATGGCAGCGCCCTGGAAAAATTGCAGGGCATATTGAGGGCTGTGGCTCTGCTCTTTACGCAAGACCCGAGGCTGCCGCGCATCATGGCCTGGGAGCTGGCGTCCGAGGGAAAAAGCCTGCCCGAGCAGGTGCTTTCCAAATGGTCGCGGATCATCGGCTCGGTGACCAGTCTGGCCGGTCAGTGCGGCCTGGATCCGGCCCTGACCCACTTCTCGCTGGTTGGTCCTCTGGTGTTCACCTGCCTGACCGAACCGGTGCGCAAACGCTTCGCCCCGGCCATACCCGCGCACATGAAGCGCATCGCGGGCATCACCGTCCTTGATATGGCGGATTATCTTGGCGAACTGCTGAAAAAAGCCGCCCGGGAGAACGCATGA
- a CDS encoding HlyD family efflux transporter periplasmic adaptor subunit: MKTRLLAVLLLGLLAQGCSKGAESVYQGYVEGEFVYVASQLAGRLDELPVGRGTWVRPGDRLFVLEHALEQQGVERARANLAKAQDTVNDLKKGLRPDEIDQILARIDQSEALLALNKLEMNRRAALLATGAVAQEDYDQARTRYLDAQGRLADYKAQLATGKLGSRIDQILAAQAQARAAQADLDQAQWYLDQKLQNATLDAMVFDLIHYKGEWVQAGSPVVKLLPPANVKVRFFIPETDMGKVAVGQTVTVRCDGCPKPFTGTVNFVFPQAEYTPPVIYSQDFRAKLVFMVEARFEPETAKVLKPGQPVDVSLGTKS, encoded by the coding sequence ATGAAAACACGCTTGCTTGCCGTTTTGTTGCTTGGTCTTCTGGCCCAGGGCTGCTCCAAGGGGGCGGAATCGGTCTACCAGGGCTATGTGGAGGGCGAGTTCGTGTACGTGGCCTCGCAGCTGGCCGGCAGATTGGACGAGCTGCCCGTGGGACGCGGAACCTGGGTGCGCCCGGGCGACAGGCTTTTCGTGCTGGAACACGCCCTGGAACAGCAGGGCGTGGAAAGGGCCAGGGCGAACCTCGCCAAGGCCCAGGACACGGTGAACGACCTGAAAAAGGGATTGCGCCCCGACGAGATCGACCAGATCCTGGCCCGGATAGACCAGTCCGAAGCGCTGCTGGCCCTGAACAAGCTGGAGATGAACCGCAGGGCCGCGCTTCTTGCCACCGGCGCGGTGGCCCAGGAGGATTACGATCAGGCGCGCACGCGCTATCTGGACGCGCAGGGCCGCCTGGCCGACTACAAAGCCCAGCTGGCCACAGGCAAGCTCGGCTCCCGCATCGACCAGATCCTGGCGGCCCAGGCCCAGGCCAGGGCCGCCCAGGCCGACCTGGACCAGGCCCAGTGGTACCTTGACCAGAAACTCCAGAACGCCACGCTGGACGCCATGGTGTTCGACCTGATCCACTATAAGGGCGAGTGGGTCCAGGCCGGCAGCCCGGTGGTGAAGCTTTTGCCCCCGGCCAACGTGAAGGTGCGCTTCTTCATTCCGGAAACGGACATGGGCAAGGTGGCCGTGGGCCAGACGGTCACCGTGCGCTGCGACGGCTGCCCCAAGCCGTTCACGGGCACGGTGAACTTCGTCTTCCCCCAGGCCGAGTACACGCCGCCGGTGATCTACAGCCAGGACTTCAGGGCCAAGCTGGTCTTCATGGTGGAGGCCCGCTTCGAGCCTGAAACCGCCAAGGTGTTAAAACCCGGCCAGCCCGTGGACGTAAGCCTGGGTACGAAGTCGTGA
- the mlaD gene encoding outer membrane lipid asymmetry maintenance protein MlaD, with the protein MKNRSVELAVGLFVMAGLLCAAYLTVKLGKLEVLSGDTYAIKARFIDVTGLKEGAGVELAGVRVGRVEAITLTPDKRAVVTMNIQKGVKLSEDAIVSVKTSGLIGDKYLKITPGGAGDPLPPGGLLTDTESSVDIQELIGKYVFGGVKEEKK; encoded by the coding sequence ATGAAGAATCGTTCAGTAGAATTGGCGGTGGGACTGTTCGTGATGGCCGGGCTTTTGTGCGCGGCCTATCTTACCGTCAAGCTCGGCAAGCTCGAGGTCCTAAGCGGCGACACTTACGCAATAAAGGCCCGCTTCATAGACGTGACCGGCCTCAAGGAAGGCGCTGGCGTGGAGCTTGCAGGCGTGCGCGTGGGACGGGTGGAAGCAATCACGCTTACTCCGGACAAGCGCGCGGTGGTCACCATGAATATCCAGAAAGGCGTCAAACTGAGTGAGGACGCCATAGTGTCTGTGAAGACAAGCGGCCTTATCGGCGACAAATATCTTAAGATCACCCCAGGCGGAGCGGGCGACCCCCTTCCACCCGGCGGACTTCTCACCGATACCGAGTCATCAGTGGACATCCAGGAGCTCATCGGAAAGTACGTCTTCGGAGGGGTGAAGGAGGAAAAGAAATGA
- a CDS encoding tautomerase family protein, whose amino-acid sequence MPLVRVSVVRQWSAEEKLGIMNGVHAALVEAFGIPEPDRNIRFQQFDPSDWLLPPGKSDRYVLVEVFAFQGRSAQAKGALYASVVENLSAFKIPAGDIFIIVVEQPRENWGIRGGQRADLVDLGYEVKV is encoded by the coding sequence ATGCCTTTGGTAAGAGTGAGCGTGGTCAGGCAGTGGAGCGCCGAAGAAAAACTGGGCATCATGAACGGTGTGCACGCCGCCCTGGTGGAGGCTTTCGGCATTCCCGAGCCGGACCGCAACATCCGCTTCCAGCAGTTTGATCCAAGCGACTGGCTTTTGCCTCCGGGCAAGTCCGACCGGTACGTTCTGGTGGAGGTCTTCGCCTTCCAGGGCCGCTCAGCCCAGGCCAAGGGGGCGCTGTATGCCAGCGTGGTTGAGAACCTCTCGGCCTTCAAGATTCCAGCCGGGGACATCTTCATCATCGTGGTGGAGCAGCCCCGCGAGAACTGGGGCATCCGGGGAGGCCAGCGCGCCGATCTGGTTGACCTGGGCTACGAGGTGAAGGTCTAG
- a CDS encoding ABC transporter substrate-binding protein yields the protein MARALNVLAFALLLVLSSQTAMAGQAKDSLKESVDEVLKVLSATKPGESGRTEKLYQAVSKVFDPEELAKRTLASHWDAFNPDERKRFTLAFVKLLERTYLRRIEAYTDEKVVFLDESALGEGRSEVSTKIVTSTKEVPIVYRLIKKNDWKVYDVVIEGVSLVQNYRNQFNQILAKESPAQLIGRVETMGQAS from the coding sequence ATGGCACGTGCTTTGAACGTGCTGGCCTTTGCTCTGCTTCTGGTTCTTTCATCCCAGACGGCCATGGCCGGACAAGCCAAGGATTCCTTGAAGGAAAGCGTGGACGAGGTGCTCAAGGTGCTTTCGGCCACCAAACCCGGCGAGTCCGGGCGGACCGAGAAGCTCTACCAGGCCGTAAGCAAGGTCTTCGATCCCGAGGAACTGGCCAAGCGCACCCTGGCCTCGCACTGGGATGCCTTCAACCCCGATGAGCGCAAACGCTTTACCTTGGCCTTCGTCAAGCTCCTGGAGCGCACCTACCTGCGCCGCATCGAAGCCTACACCGACGAGAAGGTCGTTTTTCTGGACGAGTCCGCGCTTGGCGAGGGCCGCTCCGAAGTGAGCACCAAGATCGTCACCTCCACCAAGGAAGTGCCCATCGTCTACAGACTCATCAAGAAGAACGACTGGAAGGTCTACGACGTGGTGATCGAAGGTGTCAGCTTGGTGCAGAACTACCGCAACCAGTTCAACCAGATTCTGGCAAAGGAATCTCCGGCCCAGCTTATCGGCCGGGTCGAAACCATGGGCCAGGCCAGCTAG
- a CDS encoding class I SAM-dependent rRNA methyltransferase, with translation MNLPILHLKKHEERRLMAGHLWVFSNEADTAQSPLNTFTAGDQAVIMSARGKTLGVGYVNPGSLILARVCDKNPKARLDRAWLYSRISQALALRETLFDKPFYRMVYGEGDHIPGLIVDRFGDVLCVQLLTAGMDRLREDVIDVLDELVRPASILLKCDSRSRQLEGLPLIVEAVKGEPPSEVEVPEGLGRYKASLASGQKTGWYFDQRPNRLGILPLCKGKRVLDVFCYAGALGIGAALAGADHALCVDASQAAVDHVTANAELNNVSDTVATIKGDADDVLEELAKEGRRFDVISLDPPAFVKRKKDLEPGMGAYHKINKFAGRLLEPGGFLLTASCSQHMEAGQFQRLVASSLSGRKRAQLVWRGGQGPDHPIHPSMPETDYLKSLLFRVNASQTPDHDYTE, from the coding sequence ATGAACCTACCAATACTTCATCTCAAAAAACACGAGGAACGCCGCCTCATGGCCGGACACCTGTGGGTGTTCTCCAACGAGGCGGATACGGCCCAGAGCCCTTTGAACACTTTCACCGCCGGGGACCAGGCCGTCATCATGTCCGCCCGGGGCAAGACGCTGGGGGTCGGCTACGTCAATCCCGGCTCGCTCATCCTGGCCCGGGTCTGCGACAAAAACCCCAAGGCCAGGCTCGACCGCGCCTGGCTCTATTCCCGCATTTCCCAGGCCCTGGCCCTTCGCGAGACCCTTTTCGACAAGCCGTTCTACAGAATGGTGTACGGCGAGGGCGACCACATCCCGGGCCTTATCGTCGACCGCTTCGGCGACGTGCTCTGCGTGCAGCTGCTCACGGCAGGCATGGACCGCCTGCGCGAAGACGTGATCGACGTGCTGGACGAGCTTGTCCGGCCTGCCTCGATCCTCCTCAAGTGCGACTCCCGCTCCAGGCAGCTCGAAGGGTTGCCGCTCATCGTGGAGGCCGTGAAGGGCGAGCCCCCCTCCGAGGTGGAGGTCCCCGAGGGCCTTGGCCGTTACAAGGCAAGCCTGGCCTCGGGCCAGAAGACCGGCTGGTATTTCGACCAGCGCCCCAACCGGCTGGGCATTTTGCCCTTGTGCAAGGGCAAACGGGTGCTGGACGTCTTCTGCTACGCCGGCGCCCTGGGCATCGGAGCCGCGCTGGCCGGAGCCGATCACGCTCTTTGCGTGGACGCCTCCCAGGCGGCCGTCGACCATGTGACCGCCAACGCAGAACTCAATAACGTCTCGGACACTGTGGCCACCATAAAGGGCGACGCCGACGACGTGCTGGAGGAGTTGGCCAAGGAAGGCAGGCGTTTCGACGTGATAAGCCTGGACCCGCCAGCCTTCGTGAAGCGCAAGAAGGACCTGGAGCCCGGCATGGGCGCCTACCACAAGATAAACAAGTTCGCCGGGCGTCTTCTCGAGCCGGGCGGTTTCCTGCTCACTGCGTCCTGTTCGCAGCACATGGAAGCCGGCCAGTTCCAGCGTCTGGTGGCCTCGTCCCTTTCCGGGCGCAAGCGCGCCCAGCTCGTCTGGCGCGGTGGCCAGGGGCCCGACCACCCCATCCACCCCTCCATGCCTGAAACAGATTACCTGAAATCGCTTCTTTTCCGGGTGAATGCTTCACAAACCCCGGATCACGATTACACTGAATAA